One window of Hylemonella gracilis genomic DNA carries:
- a CDS encoding ABC transporter ATP-binding protein, with translation MSTLALETQGLGIRFGAFQAVAEVNLQLQAGARQALIGPNGAGKTTLINLLTGVYKPTAGRIRMNGQDITAHGADRRARNGLARTFQINQLFPSLTPLLSVVLAIHEREGQGATWWRPYRRSTACFDEAHALLKRLRLDALANVPAAELAYGKQRLLEIALALAARPRILLLDEPAAGVPEDESGELFDVIAELPSDISVLFIEHDMNLVFRFAQRISVLVAGRILTEGSPRDIANDPRVREVYLGSTHVGLHQETSHG, from the coding sequence ATGAGCACCCTGGCACTTGAAACCCAGGGCCTGGGCATCCGCTTCGGCGCATTCCAGGCCGTGGCCGAGGTGAACCTGCAGTTGCAGGCCGGCGCGCGCCAGGCCCTGATCGGTCCCAATGGTGCTGGCAAGACCACGCTGATCAACCTGCTCACCGGCGTCTACAAGCCGACCGCCGGCCGCATCCGCATGAACGGGCAGGACATCACGGCGCACGGGGCCGACCGCCGCGCGCGCAATGGCCTGGCCCGCACCTTCCAGATCAACCAGCTGTTCCCGAGCCTGACACCGCTGCTGTCGGTGGTGCTGGCCATCCACGAACGCGAAGGCCAGGGCGCGACCTGGTGGCGACCCTATCGCCGCAGCACCGCCTGCTTCGATGAAGCCCATGCGCTGCTCAAGCGGCTGCGCCTGGATGCGCTGGCCAACGTGCCCGCGGCCGAGCTGGCCTATGGCAAGCAGCGCCTGCTGGAAATTGCACTCGCACTGGCGGCGCGGCCACGCATCCTGCTGCTCGATGAGCCCGCCGCTGGCGTGCCCGAAGACGAGAGCGGCGAACTGTTCGACGTGATCGCCGAACTGCCTTCGGACATCAGCGTGCTGTTCATCGAGCACGACATGAATCTGGTGTTCCGCTTCGCCCAGCGCATCTCGGTGCTGGTGGCCGGACGCATCCTGACCGAGGGCTCGCCCCGGGACATCGCCAACGATCCACGCGTGCGCGAGGTGTATCTCGGCAGCACCCACGTGGGCCTCCATCAGGAGACCTCCCATGGCTGA
- a CDS encoding branched-chain amino acid ABC transporter permease — MKRLVLSPAQLRAAELAFWLLLACSFFLAPDHLTLLSQILIFGLFAVSLDMALGYAGILTVGHAAFFGAGAYAAGLLARHGWGEPFTGLMAALVVAGLLGYALSYMVVRGADLTRLMITIGVCLLLYELVNRLSGITGGTDGLQGMVVWPVAGLFEFDLFGKTAFVYAYVMVLLMFLLVRRVLRSPFGLALRGIHDNRKRMLAIGSPVESRLRMAYAFSAAIAGVAGALLAQTTQFVGIESISFNRSAEILIILVLGGTGRLYGGLIGAIVYMLVHDAFADLNPEYWMFWLGIFLIAVVMIGRGGIMGALSRLVRVKEQAR; from the coding sequence ATGAAACGACTCGTACTTTCTCCGGCGCAGTTGCGCGCCGCCGAGCTGGCCTTCTGGCTGCTGTTGGCCTGCAGCTTTTTTCTCGCGCCCGACCACCTGACGCTGCTGAGCCAGATCCTGATCTTTGGCCTGTTCGCGGTCTCGCTGGACATGGCGCTCGGTTACGCCGGCATCCTGACGGTTGGCCACGCCGCCTTCTTCGGCGCCGGTGCCTATGCCGCTGGCCTGCTGGCGCGCCATGGCTGGGGCGAACCTTTCACGGGACTGATGGCCGCCCTGGTCGTGGCCGGGCTGCTCGGTTACGCGCTGAGCTACATGGTCGTGCGCGGCGCCGACCTGACGCGTCTGATGATCACCATCGGCGTGTGCCTGCTGCTGTACGAACTGGTCAACCGACTGTCCGGCATCACCGGCGGTACCGATGGCCTGCAAGGCATGGTGGTGTGGCCGGTGGCCGGTCTGTTCGAGTTCGACCTGTTCGGCAAGACGGCCTTTGTCTACGCCTATGTCATGGTGTTGCTGATGTTTCTGCTGGTGCGTCGGGTCCTGCGTTCACCCTTCGGCCTGGCGCTGCGCGGCATCCACGACAACCGCAAACGCATGCTGGCGATCGGTTCGCCGGTCGAGTCGCGCCTGCGCATGGCCTATGCCTTCTCGGCGGCCATCGCCGGTGTGGCCGGTGCCTTGCTGGCGCAGACCACGCAGTTCGTGGGCATCGAATCGATCAGCTTCAACCGCTCGGCCGAGATCCTGATCATCCTGGTGCTGGGCGGCACCGGCCGCCTGTACGGCGGCCTGATCGGTGCCATCGTCTACATGCTGGTGCACGACGCGTTCGCCGACCTCAACCCCGAGTACTGGATGTTCTGGCTGGGCATCTTCCTGATCGCGGTGGTGATGATCGGTCGCGGCGGCATCATGGGGGCCTTGTCCCGCCTGGTGCGCGTCAAGGAGCAGGCCCGATGA
- a CDS encoding ABC transporter substrate-binding protein, whose amino-acid sequence MNLSKRTLLAALALATLGTVAQAQDALKIGLIGTYSGPYADYGRQFDAGVALYLKEHGGKIAGRTVDIIKKDTGGANPDASKRIAQELIVRDKVQILTGLDFSPNAYAVAAVATQAKVPVVVMNASSSGITTASPYVARLSFTVQQVSDPMARWMLKQGIKESYVVVADYAPGVDSLTAFKKAFEQGGGKVVGELRTPMSNPDFSAYVQRIKDAKPQSVFFFFPSGVMPPAFLKVWKERGMDAAGIKLFATGEATDDSYLDATGDVALGLITSHHYSYAHPSAKNQKFVKDFEAQFGTSLRPSYFAVTAYDAMAAIDQALKKTGGDVSGDKVMEALKGLQFESPRGPIEVDPVTRDIVQTVYIRKTEKVGGKLVNVEFDKFDRVKDPAKEAQ is encoded by the coding sequence ATGAACCTCTCCAAACGCACCCTGCTGGCCGCCCTCGCGCTGGCCACGCTGGGCACCGTCGCGCAGGCGCAGGACGCGCTCAAGATCGGCCTGATCGGCACCTACTCAGGCCCGTATGCCGACTACGGACGCCAGTTCGATGCCGGCGTCGCGCTCTACCTCAAGGAGCATGGCGGCAAGATCGCCGGCCGCACGGTGGACATCATCAAGAAGGACACCGGGGGTGCCAACCCCGATGCCTCCAAGCGCATCGCCCAGGAACTGATCGTGCGCGACAAGGTGCAGATCCTCACCGGCCTGGACTTCAGCCCCAATGCCTATGCCGTCGCTGCCGTCGCCACCCAGGCCAAGGTGCCGGTGGTCGTCATGAACGCCTCGTCCTCGGGCATCACCACCGCGTCGCCCTATGTGGCGCGCCTGTCCTTCACGGTACAGCAGGTCTCCGATCCGATGGCACGCTGGATGCTCAAGCAAGGCATCAAGGAATCCTATGTGGTGGTGGCGGACTATGCCCCAGGCGTTGACTCCCTGACCGCGTTCAAGAAAGCCTTCGAGCAGGGTGGTGGCAAGGTCGTGGGCGAGCTGCGCACGCCCATGAGCAACCCGGACTTCTCGGCCTATGTGCAGCGCATCAAGGATGCCAAGCCGCAGTCCGTGTTCTTCTTCTTCCCCTCGGGCGTGATGCCGCCGGCCTTCCTCAAGGTCTGGAAGGAACGCGGCATGGACGCCGCGGGCATCAAGCTGTTCGCTACCGGCGAGGCCACCGACGACAGTTACCTGGATGCGACCGGCGACGTGGCCCTGGGCCTGATCACCAGCCACCACTATTCGTATGCCCATCCCTCGGCCAAGAACCAGAAGTTCGTCAAGGACTTCGAGGCCCAGTTCGGCACCAGCTTGCGCCCGAGCTACTTCGCCGTGACGGCCTACGACGCCATGGCCGCGATTGACCAGGCTTTGAAGAAGACCGGCGGTGACGTGAGCGGCGACAAGGTCATGGAAGCACTCAAGGGCCTGCAGTTCGAGAGCCCGCGCGGCCCCATCGAGGTCGACCCGGTCACCCGCGACATCGTGCAAACGGTCTACATCCGCAAAACCGAGAAGGTCGGTGGCAAGCTGGTGAACGTGGAGTTCGACAAGTTCGACCGCGTGAAGGATCCGGCCAAGGAAGCCCAGTAA
- a CDS encoding ABC transporter ATP-binding protein, which produces MAELLAFDRVTAGYGNAVVLDKLSLALEEGQSLAILGRNGVGKTTLLETLMGNTRVMGGAIRWRGRYITRLPVHLRVRAGLGWVPQEREVFPSLTVEENLTVVARPGAWKLDRVYAFFPRLRERRANYGNQLSGGEQQMLAIGRALMTNPLLLLLDEPMEGLAPIIVEELAASIRRLCEDEGLASIVVEQHPVLALDMTHQAIVLERGTVVHAGPSAALVQDAALLDRLLGVGIAAEAA; this is translated from the coding sequence ATGGCTGAACTGCTGGCCTTTGACCGTGTCACAGCCGGTTACGGCAATGCCGTGGTGCTGGACAAACTGAGCCTCGCCCTGGAGGAAGGGCAGAGCCTGGCCATCCTCGGGCGCAACGGTGTGGGCAAGACCACGCTGCTTGAAACGCTGATGGGCAATACCCGCGTGATGGGCGGCGCCATCCGCTGGCGTGGGCGCTACATCACGCGCCTGCCCGTGCACCTGCGCGTGCGCGCGGGCCTGGGCTGGGTGCCGCAGGAACGCGAGGTCTTCCCTTCGCTGACGGTGGAGGAAAACCTGACCGTGGTCGCGCGCCCCGGTGCCTGGAAGCTGGACCGTGTCTACGCCTTCTTTCCGCGCCTGCGCGAACGGCGCGCCAACTACGGCAACCAGCTCTCCGGTGGTGAACAGCAGATGCTGGCCATCGGCCGTGCCCTGATGACCAACCCGCTGCTGCTGCTACTGGACGAACCCATGGAAGGGCTGGCGCCCATCATCGTCGAAGAACTGGCGGCATCCATCCGTCGCCTCTGCGAAGACGAGGGCCTCGCCTCCATCGTGGTCGAGCAGCACCCGGTGCTGGCGCTGGACATGACGCACCAGGCCATCGTGCTGGAGCGCGGCACCGTGGTCCACGCCGGCCCCAGCGCGGCGCTGGTGCAAGACGCAGCGCTGCTGGATCGTTTGCTGGGCGTGGGCATCGCGGCCGAAGCCGCGTGA
- a CDS encoding c-type cytochrome, translating to MTAKTFPRHAALFVACALMCGLFAGPAMAQFAKAEDAVQYRQAKLKAMGEESDRLGAMVRGRVPFDAKVAQESAEALLALSKLPWPAFAPGYEGGKAKPEVWQEMDTFKAAAQRLQGDTAKLAEAARTGDLERIKAAFGDTADSCRACHREFRNR from the coding sequence ATGACCGCGAAGACCTTTCCGCGCCACGCCGCCCTTTTTGTGGCCTGTGCCCTGATGTGTGGGCTGTTTGCCGGGCCTGCAATGGCGCAGTTTGCCAAAGCCGAGGACGCCGTTCAATACCGTCAAGCGAAGCTCAAGGCCATGGGCGAGGAGTCTGACCGGCTGGGCGCGATGGTGCGCGGTCGTGTGCCATTCGACGCCAAGGTGGCCCAGGAAAGCGCGGAGGCCTTGCTGGCCCTCAGCAAGCTGCCCTGGCCGGCCTTCGCGCCGGGTTACGAAGGCGGCAAGGCAAAACCTGAGGTCTGGCAGGAGATGGACACATTCAAGGCGGCGGCGCAACGCCTGCAGGGCGACACGGCCAAACTGGCCGAAGCCGCCAGGACGGGGGATCTGGAGCGCATCAAGGCCGCCTTCGGCGACACGGCGGATTCCTGCCGCGCCTGTCACCGTGAGTTCCGCAACCGCTGA
- a CDS encoding cytochrome b/b6 domain-containing protein — MKHRVRVWDLPTRLFHWLLASAVIGMFVTGYLGALDWHMRLGCVVLTLLLFRGLWGVLGGHWSRFANFYPSPRRLWNLLRAKREEGPEHLGHKPLGALSVWAMLLVLLAQVVSGLMSDDDIAYAGPWARHVPEAVTYGMTNYHAAIGQWLLLALLLLHVGAILFYWLAKKENLIAPMLHGDKLPTLTSTPSPPSRDDFWTRLLALGLLLACVAVSGWLTGFAT, encoded by the coding sequence TTGAAACACAGGGTGCGGGTCTGGGATTTACCGACCCGCCTGTTTCACTGGCTGCTGGCGTCGGCCGTCATCGGTATGTTCGTCACCGGCTACCTGGGCGCGCTGGACTGGCACATGCGCCTGGGCTGCGTCGTGCTGACCTTGCTATTGTTTCGCGGGCTCTGGGGCGTGCTGGGTGGCCATTGGTCACGCTTCGCCAACTTTTACCCCTCGCCCCGGCGGCTTTGGAACCTGCTGCGCGCCAAACGGGAGGAAGGGCCGGAGCATCTCGGCCACAAGCCGCTCGGCGCGCTGTCGGTCTGGGCCATGCTGCTGGTCCTGCTGGCGCAGGTGGTCAGCGGACTGATGAGCGACGACGACATCGCCTATGCCGGACCCTGGGCTCGGCATGTGCCCGAGGCCGTGACGTACGGGATGACGAACTACCATGCCGCCATCGGTCAGTGGCTGCTGTTGGCGCTCTTGCTGCTGCACGTCGGCGCCATACTTTTCTATTGGCTCGCCAAGAAGGAAAATCTGATCGCCCCCATGCTGCATGGCGACAAACTGCCAACGCTCACGTCCACGCCCAGCCCGCCATCGCGCGACGATTTTTGGACCCGGCTGCTGGCCTTGGGCCTGCTGCTCGCCTGCGTGGCGGTGAGCGGTTGGCTGACCGGCTTTGCCACCTGA
- a CDS encoding branched-chain amino acid ABC transporter permease has translation MAIVIFDGVAYGMLLFLMAVGLSITMGLMNFVNLAHGSFAVVGGYAAAVVMNQLGLGYATALACAFVAAAVLGAVLEFLLYRRLYRAHPLDQVLLSIGLVFVSIAALTYFFGPSMLPFHLPEALQGQVTIAGVGVGRYRLFLIGAGLLILVLLLGMLRTRYGAMVRAAVDNQRVAAGTGIHVQRLFLLTFALGCGLAGLGGALSLGMLGLEPYFPLKYMVYFLIVVCVGGAGTIVGPFVAALLVGIVDVAGKYYLPEAGAFLIYVFMIGMLLLRPNGIIPRKGLA, from the coding sequence ATGGCTATCGTGATCTTTGATGGAGTGGCCTACGGCATGCTCCTCTTCCTCATGGCGGTGGGCCTGTCCATCACCATGGGCCTGATGAACTTCGTCAACCTGGCGCATGGCAGTTTCGCCGTGGTCGGCGGCTACGCCGCCGCCGTCGTGATGAACCAACTGGGCCTGGGCTACGCGACGGCCCTGGCCTGCGCCTTCGTGGCGGCCGCCGTGCTGGGTGCTGTGCTGGAGTTCCTGCTCTACCGCCGGCTGTACCGCGCCCATCCCCTGGACCAGGTGCTGCTGTCCATCGGCCTGGTCTTTGTGTCCATCGCCGCACTGACCTATTTCTTCGGTCCCTCCATGTTGCCCTTCCATCTGCCGGAGGCGCTGCAAGGCCAAGTCACGATTGCGGGTGTCGGCGTGGGGCGTTACCGCCTCTTCCTGATTGGCGCGGGTCTGCTGATCCTCGTGCTGCTGCTCGGCATGCTGCGCACGCGGTACGGCGCCATGGTGCGTGCCGCAGTGGACAACCAACGCGTGGCAGCAGGCACGGGCATCCATGTGCAGCGACTCTTCCTCCTGACCTTCGCCCTGGGCTGCGGCCTGGCCGGATTGGGCGGTGCACTGAGCCTGGGCATGCTGGGCCTGGAGCCGTACTTTCCGCTCAAGTACATGGTGTACTTCCTGATCGTGGTCTGCGTCGGCGGTGCCGGCACCATCGTTGGCCCCTTCGTGGCGGCCCTGCTGGTCGGCATCGTGGACGTGGCGGGCAAGTACTACTTGCCGGAAGCCGGCGCCTTCCTGATCTATGTCTTCATGATCGGCATGCTGCTGCTGCGCCCCAACGGCATCATTCCGCGCAAGGGCCTCGCATGA
- a CDS encoding 5-carboxymethyl-2-hydroxymuconate Delta-isomerase — MPHIVVEYTPNLGALPFDAMLAAVTRRLAASPEIWDEADLKARVLRVEVFRVGLADEGRGFIHVTLRILAGRSPQARKDLSQRVLAGMREHMPPLPIALTAHLSVEVVDMDRDSYSKVRLG, encoded by the coding sequence ATGCCCCATATCGTTGTCGAATACACCCCGAATCTCGGAGCGCTTCCTTTTGACGCCATGCTGGCGGCCGTCACACGCCGTCTCGCCGCCAGTCCCGAAATCTGGGACGAAGCCGACCTCAAGGCACGTGTCTTGCGCGTCGAGGTCTTTCGCGTGGGGCTCGCGGACGAGGGGCGTGGTTTCATCCACGTCACATTGCGCATCCTGGCCGGGCGCAGCCCGCAGGCCAGGAAAGACCTGAGCCAGCGCGTGCTCGCCGGCATGCGCGAGCACATGCCCCCGTTGCCCATCGCCCTCACCGCCCATCTGAGCGTCGAGGTCGTGGACATGGATCGCGACAGTTACAGCAAGGTCCGACTGGGTTGA
- a CDS encoding NAD(P)/FAD-dependent oxidoreductase gives MARSEPLLIVGASHAGIQLAAAAREQGFDAPILLLGDEPHTPYQRPPLSKGVLTGKTAEDQLALRGPDFYREQGIDLRLGVRVTGLDLATRRLRLEDGGQLDFGWLALATGARCRRLSVPGADLQGVHALRTLDDARAVAAALGASQRACVIGGGFIGLEVAAALSSVGASVTVVESQPRLLARTFPAAMSDYVADAHRRRGVALALGCGVRALHGHQGRVVAVELVDGRRIDCDLVVLGIGVQPNSELAEQAGIACDNGILVDALGRSSAPNVLAIGDVANMALPALPAVPGGPQRARLESIQAANDGARAAATLLVDRPQPLDAVPWFWSEQHELKFQMAGLPAPGDQAVLRGELASDKFTLFYLRDGAVRAAHTVNRPAEHMLARKLIALGARIAPELLADPSADLKPFSTPLGLRADLFHGAPR, from the coding sequence ATGGCACGGTCCGAGCCCCTGCTCATCGTCGGCGCCTCGCACGCCGGCATCCAGCTTGCCGCGGCCGCACGCGAGCAGGGCTTTGACGCGCCCATTCTGTTGCTGGGCGATGAGCCGCACACCCCCTACCAGCGTCCGCCTCTGTCCAAGGGGGTGTTGACCGGCAAGACCGCCGAGGATCAATTGGCCTTGCGCGGCCCCGACTTCTACCGCGAGCAAGGCATCGACCTGCGGCTGGGCGTGCGCGTCACCGGCCTGGACCTGGCTACGCGGCGCCTGCGCCTGGAGGATGGCGGGCAACTGGACTTCGGCTGGCTGGCCCTGGCCACGGGCGCGCGCTGCCGGCGGCTGTCGGTGCCCGGCGCCGACCTGCAGGGCGTGCACGCCTTGCGCACCCTGGATGACGCACGGGCCGTGGCGGCCGCCCTCGGTGCCAGCCAACGCGCCTGCGTGATCGGGGGCGGTTTCATCGGTCTCGAGGTGGCCGCGGCCCTGAGCAGCGTGGGTGCCAGCGTGACCGTGGTCGAGAGCCAGCCGCGCCTGCTGGCCCGCACCTTCCCCGCCGCCATGTCGGACTACGTGGCCGACGCACATCGACGGCGCGGTGTCGCGCTGGCGCTGGGCTGTGGCGTGCGTGCCCTGCACGGGCACCAGGGCCGGGTGGTGGCGGTGGAGCTGGTCGATGGACGGCGCATCGATTGCGACCTGGTGGTGCTGGGCATCGGGGTGCAGCCCAACAGCGAACTCGCCGAGCAGGCGGGCATCGCCTGCGACAACGGCATCCTGGTCGATGCCTTGGGCCGCAGCAGCGCGCCGAATGTGCTGGCCATCGGCGATGTCGCGAACATGGCGTTGCCGGCGTTGCCGGCGGTGCCTGGCGGTCCGCAACGCGCGCGCCTGGAATCGATCCAAGCCGCGAACGACGGCGCCCGTGCCGCCGCCACCCTGCTGGTCGATCGGCCCCAGCCCCTGGACGCCGTGCCCTGGTTCTGGAGCGAGCAGCACGAGCTGAAGTTCCAGATGGCCGGCCTGCCCGCGCCGGGTGACCAGGCCGTGCTGCGGGGCGAGCTGGCCAGCGACAAGTTCACGCTCTTCTACCTGCGCGACGGCGCCGTGCGCGCCGCGCACACGGTGAACCGTCCGGCCGAGCACATGCTGGCGCGCAAGCTGATCGCCCTGGGCGCGCGCATCGCGCCCGAGCTGCTGGCCGACCCTTCGGCCGACCTGAAACCGTTTTCCACCCCCCTCGGCCTGCGGGCTGATCTTTTCCACGGAGCACCACGATGA
- a CDS encoding 2Fe-2S iron-sulfur cluster-binding protein, producing the protein MPTIHYILKDGSTRSVEAKPGASVMETAIRHNIRGIDAECGGSCSCATCHVYVLEADLPRLPPPDDMEDELLDGTASARAPNSRLSCQITVTLELDGLTVSVPETQV; encoded by the coding sequence ATGCCCACGATCCACTACATCCTGAAAGACGGCAGCACACGCAGCGTCGAGGCCAAGCCTGGGGCCAGCGTGATGGAGACCGCCATCCGCCACAACATCCGCGGCATCGACGCCGAATGCGGAGGCAGCTGCTCCTGCGCTACCTGCCATGTTTACGTCCTCGAGGCCGACCTGCCCAGGCTGCCGCCGCCCGATGACATGGAAGACGAGTTGCTCGACGGCACCGCCAGCGCGCGCGCGCCCAACAGCCGCCTGAGCTGCCAGATCACCGTGACGCTCGAGCTGGACGGCTTGACCGTGAGCGTGCCGGAGACCCAGGTCTGA
- a CDS encoding TlpA disulfide reductase family protein, translating to MALAVLLAAGGWWLLRGSGFGAAPQTTFVLLDGSTENTSAWRGKVVLVNFWATSCTTCVAEMPRIIATYDKYHGQGYDTVAVAMSYDPPSYVVNYAQTRKLPFKVAFDNTGEAALAWGDVRLTPTTYLLNKRGEIVKRYVGEPDFAELHRLIEELLAQA from the coding sequence ATGGCCCTTGCGGTGCTACTGGCCGCGGGAGGCTGGTGGCTGCTGCGCGGCTCGGGCTTCGGCGCGGCGCCACAAACCACGTTTGTGCTGCTCGACGGGTCCACCGAAAACACCTCGGCCTGGCGCGGCAAGGTGGTGCTGGTGAACTTCTGGGCCACCAGCTGCACCACCTGTGTGGCCGAGATGCCCAGAATCATCGCCACCTACGACAAATACCACGGGCAGGGCTATGACACGGTGGCCGTGGCCATGAGCTACGACCCGCCCAGCTATGTCGTCAACTACGCCCAGACGCGCAAACTGCCGTTCAAGGTGGCCTTCGACAACACCGGCGAAGCCGCACTGGCCTGGGGCGATGTGCGCCTGACCCCCACGACCTACCTGCTGAACAAACGCGGCGAAATCGTCAAGCGCTACGTGGGGGAGCCGGACTTCGCCGAACTGCACCGCCTGATCGAGGAACTGCTGGCGCAGGCCTGA
- a CDS encoding MFS transporter, with product MLVTNRRQAIWIFLAFAFAYFFSALIRAATATLSPTLTQEFQLGARDLGLLAGGYFLGFAAMQLPLGRWLDRHGPRTVILGFTAVAVGGCAMFALSTGFAALLLARVLCGVGLAAGLMAPMTGYRRWFTPATQMRANSWMLMTGSMGMVASTLPVQWLLPVYGWRPLFWGLAVLLLLAMVVIAWKTPDWQLSPVQSSPASRSGRYGDVLRHPYFRRLTPLGFFNYGSLLAVQTLWAVPWMMQVGGYTARQAATGLFGINLCMLTAFWLWGLLLPRLTRRGVEVERLIAWGVPASLSMLALLVVAGPSMGVHAAWLLALFCLCSSVLSLAQPAVGLAFAPELAGRALSAYNLVIFGGVFVVQWGIGLLVDALRALDWTGVQAYRGAFGVMLGCNLLSYVWFLWRKAPRATEIP from the coding sequence ATGCTGGTTACGAATCGCCGCCAGGCCATCTGGATCTTCCTGGCTTTTGCCTTCGCCTATTTCTTCTCGGCCCTGATTCGCGCCGCTACCGCCACGTTGTCGCCTACCTTGACGCAGGAGTTCCAACTCGGCGCGCGCGACCTGGGCCTGCTGGCCGGGGGCTACTTTCTCGGCTTCGCGGCCATGCAATTGCCGCTGGGGCGCTGGCTGGACCGCCACGGCCCGCGCACCGTGATCCTCGGTTTCACGGCCGTGGCGGTCGGCGGCTGCGCGATGTTCGCGCTGAGCACGGGTTTTGCCGCGCTGTTGCTGGCGCGGGTGTTGTGCGGCGTGGGCCTGGCTGCCGGCCTGATGGCGCCCATGACGGGGTACCGCCGGTGGTTCACGCCAGCCACCCAGATGCGCGCCAACTCCTGGATGCTGATGACCGGTTCCATGGGCATGGTGGCGTCCACCTTGCCTGTGCAGTGGCTGCTGCCGGTCTATGGTTGGCGGCCTTTGTTTTGGGGGCTGGCGGTGCTGCTGCTGCTCGCCATGGTCGTGATCGCCTGGAAGACGCCCGACTGGCAGCTCTCCCCGGTGCAGTCATCGCCCGCAAGCCGGTCCGGGCGTTATGGCGATGTGCTGCGGCACCCTTATTTCCGCAGGCTCACGCCGCTGGGTTTCTTCAACTATGGCAGCCTGCTGGCCGTGCAGACCCTCTGGGCCGTGCCCTGGATGATGCAGGTGGGTGGCTACACCGCCAGGCAGGCGGCCACCGGTCTGTTCGGCATCAACCTGTGCATGCTCACGGCGTTCTGGCTCTGGGGCCTGTTGCTGCCCCGGCTGACCCGGCGCGGCGTGGAGGTCGAACGCCTGATCGCCTGGGGCGTGCCCGCGAGCCTGTCCATGCTGGCGCTGCTCGTGGTCGCGGGGCCATCCATGGGCGTGCATGCGGCCTGGCTGCTAGCGCTGTTCTGCCTGTGTTCCAGCGTGCTGTCTTTGGCCCAGCCGGCCGTGGGGCTGGCGTTCGCACCCGAACTCGCCGGGCGGGCGCTCTCGGCCTACAACCTCGTGATTTTTGGTGGCGTGTTTGTCGTGCAATGGGGCATAGGCCTGCTGGTCGACGCCTTGCGCGCCCTGGACTGGACGGGGGTCCAGGCCTATCGGGGGGCTTTTGGTGTGATGCTGGGGTGCAACCTGCTGTCCTACGTCTGGTTCCTCTGGCGCAAGGCGCCGAGAGCAACTGAAATTCCTTGA
- a CDS encoding GNAT family N-acetyltransferase encodes MTAPAPSPFPSITLSTPQETGALEILRDLFREYARSLGIDLAFQNFEQELRELPGEYAAPRGALLLAWVDGQAAGCCALRPLDTADYANACEMKRLYVRPAFRKLGLGRRLSEAVLDAARVQGYDHVLLDTLDDMEAARALYEDLGFVDIPPYYHNPIAGAHYLLATLSGSRK; translated from the coding sequence ATGACCGCACCCGCTCCTTCGCCCTTCCCGTCCATCACGCTGTCCACGCCGCAAGAAACAGGTGCGCTGGAGATACTGAGAGATCTGTTCCGCGAGTACGCGCGCAGCCTGGGCATCGACCTGGCGTTTCAGAACTTCGAGCAGGAACTGCGCGAATTGCCCGGGGAATACGCCGCACCACGGGGCGCCCTGCTGCTGGCCTGGGTGGACGGGCAGGCAGCAGGCTGCTGCGCGTTGCGTCCACTGGACACGGCCGACTATGCCAATGCCTGTGAGATGAAGCGACTGTACGTGCGCCCGGCCTTCCGCAAGCTGGGCTTGGGACGACGCCTGAGCGAAGCGGTGCTCGACGCTGCGCGGGTGCAGGGCTACGACCACGTGTTGCTGGACACACTGGACGACATGGAAGCCGCCCGCGCGCTCTACGAAGACCTGGGCTTCGTCGACATTCCGCCCTACTACCACAACCCCATCGCGGGCGCGCATTACCTGCTGGCCACGCTGTCCGGTTCGCGCAAGTGA